The Pleuronectes platessa chromosome 23, fPlePla1.1, whole genome shotgun sequence genome contains a region encoding:
- the LOC128430547 gene encoding 4-galactosyl-N-acetylglucosaminide 3-alpha-L-fucosyltransferase 9 yields MAGACQEHEVFTALYQTDSVHQIKLQDDEPSPQEHVPVPYGYLVPVTSEDESFKVPEKQLLVCWVVSNWNSRHRRVQFYNELKRHVHVSVFGDAFGRRLSDGELKRTMSSCKFYLSFENSEHTDYIAEKLFGPMMLGTVPVVLGPPRKNYEDHVPADAFIHVDDFSSVKLLAERLRQLDHEDHEYRSFFNWTRRFRVHRSGFGPEHVCKTCRYLQTHRGQHVCPRLNKWFWC; encoded by the exons atggcaggagcatgtcaggagcat gaagtgttcaCTGCTCTCTACCAAACTGATTCTGTTCATCAAATCAAGCTCCAGGACGACGAGCCGTCTCCTCAGGAG CACGTCCCAGTGCCTTATGGGTATCTGGTGCCTGTGACGTCTGAGGACGAGTCCTTCAAAGTGCCGGAGAAGCAGCTGCTTGTGTGTTGGGTCGTGAGTAACTGGAACAGCAGACACAGACGAGTCCAGTTCTACAACGAGCTGAAGAGACATGTCCACGTCAGCGTCTTCGGGGACGCCTTTGGCCGACGCCTGAGTGACGGAGAGTTGAAGAGGACGATGTCCAGCTGTAAGTTCTACCTCTCCTTTGAAAACTCAGAGCACACGGACTACATCGCAGAGAAGCTGTTTGGACCCATGATGCTGGGGACTGTCCCAGTCGTCCTCGGACCCCCCAGGAAGAATTACGAGGACCACGTCCCGGCCGACGCTTTTATTCACGTGGACGACTTCTCGTCTGTGAAGCTTCTGGCAGAGAGGCTGCGTCAGCTCGACCACGAGGACCACGAGTACAGAAGCTTCTTCAACTGGACCAGAAGGTTCAGAGTCCACAGGTCCGGGTTCGGACCAGAACACGTCTGCAAAACCTGTCGCTACCTTCAGACCCACCGGGGACAACATGTCTGTCCTCGTCTCAACAAATGGTTCTGGTGCTAA
- the mepceb gene encoding 7SK snRNA methylphosphate capping enzyme produces MMIRMSLDKQTIVSHESPNKTSPFPSNVALSEQPQLAKTRPLYCKNGLQPPSNSQPPLVGPPTPAQRIGKRRYSMGVSFKGPAKRRRRTNSDSQSEPVRPSHFLLGGNIFDPLNLNSLLDEEVNRTTNQETPKCSPLPSRGGDPVEILFPRDITDPLNLKGGGGEGEVGGGVLLSPVKFRRRHRNRHHGGGVGGGGGGGEGEVKPARLFPSTAALTVPPLTTEGSVSASPLPCELNTAITCRDDVAPPPILPRRHTHPPPGHTHKPGNQGDGRQRRRRRTTSTRLATNTVSMTTATQTTQFHTPLVGGAKPGRCRGPHPGSSRQPEKKKDQHRYQHGNHSRFYGYNGFYGDRWEGRVGAEDDPRLHLLEADWFKDKTVLDVGCGAGHMTVSISRRFSPVHILGVELDKRLVCAAKQNIRHFLSHDLVVEERRRREEVKREEFDQAFSLLPFPLSFRVSRGPLSAPPLLPHPSSASTRFPSNITIVQGDYMSQSEAWPGRGQYDVIMCLGLTKWVQLQSGDGGVVRLFKRAYQSLSLGGLFILEPQPWSSYSHSKRASEATYRHYRSVRLRPEHFTSYLTDTVGFSSYRLLTHSGSQRPIYLFHKGPAQRK; encoded by the exons ATGATGATCAGGATGTCATTGGACAAACAGACTATCGTCTCTCATGAGTCGCCCAACAAAACCAGCCCTTTCCCTTCCAATGTCGCTCTATCAGAGCAGCCACAGTTGGCTAAGACCCGCCCCCTGTATTGTAAAAACGGCCTGCAGCCACCCAGCAACAGCCAGCCCCCACTGGTCGGCCCTCCTACTCCCGCTCAGCGAATAGGAAAAAGGCGTTACTCTATGGGCGTAAGCTTCAAGGGGCCGGCCAAGCGCCGTCGCCGCACAAACAGTGACAGCCAATCGGAGCCTGTGCGGCCAAGTCACTTTTTATTGGGCGGGAACATCTTTGACCCGCTGAATCTGAACTCGCTATTGGATGAAGAAGTCAACAG AACAACCAATCAGGAGACCCCAAAGTGCTCGCCACTGCCCTCACGGGGCGGTGACCCCGTAGAGATCCTCTTTCCGCGTGACATCACCGACCCCCTGAACTTgaagggaggtgggggggagggggaggtgggaggTGGAGTCCTGCTGTCGCCGGTGAAGTTCAGGAGGAGGCACCGGAACCGACATCATGGGGGAGGagtggggggaggaggagggggaggtgaagGGGAGGTGAAACCTGCTCGACTGTTTCCCTCCACAGCTGCACTGACAG TTCCTCCGCTGACCACTGAGGGCAGTGTTTCTGCATCTCCTCTTCCCTGTGAACTCAACACTGCCATCACCTGCCGAGATGACGTAGCCCCGCCCCCCATACTCCCCAGGAGACACACGCATCCTCCGCCAGGCCACACCCACAAACCCGGTAACCAGGGAGATGGTCGTCAACGGAGACGGCGACGCACCACGTCGACGAGGTTAGCTACGAACACTGTCTCCATGACGACTGCAACTCAGACAACTCAATTCCACACACCACTGGTGGGAGGGGCTAAACCTGGCAG GTGCAGAGGACCTCATCCCGGCTCGTCACGGcaaccagagaagaagaaggaccaACACCGATACCAGCACGGCAACCACAGTCGTTTCTATGGCTACAATGGTTTCTATGGTGACAGGTGGGAGGGGCGGGTGGGGGCAGAGGATGACCCGCGCCTACATCTCCTGGAAGCTGATTGGTTTAAAGACAAGACTGTGCTGGATGTGGGTTGCGGTGCCGGTCACATGACTGTTAGTATTTCCCGCAGGTTTAGCCCTGTTCACATCCTGGGGGTGGAGCTAGACAAACGATTGGTTTGTGCCGCCAAGCAGAACATCAGGcacttcctgtcacatgacctggtagtggaggagaggaggagaagggaggaggtgaagagggaggAGTTTGATCAGGcgttctccctcctccccttccctctGTCGTTCCGGGTGAGTCGAGgtcctctctctgccccccccctcctccctcacccctcctctgcctccaccaGGTTCCCCAGCAACATCACCATCGTCCAG GGTGACTACATGTCACAGAGTGAGGCGTGGCCAGGGCGGGGCCAGTATGATGTCATTATGTGTCTGGGCCTGACCAAATGGGTGCAGCTGCAGTCGGGTGACGGGGGCGTGGTCCGACTTTTCAAACGGGCCTATCAGAGCCTGTCTCTGGGTGGATTATTCATCCTGGAGCCGCAGCCATGGAGCAGCTACAGCCACAGCAAGAGGGCATCG GAGGCGACGTATCGTCACTACAGGAGCGTGAGGTTGAGACCTGAACACTTCACCTCCTACCTGACGGACACTGTGGGCTTCAGCTCCTACAGGCTCCTCACACACTCAG GCAGCCAGAGGCCGATTTACCTGTTCCACAAAGGCCCCGCccagaggaagtga